DNA from Natronospira bacteriovora:
GCATCATCCAGCACTGCCGGCTCCTCCCGAAATGCGTGTTTCCCAGACGGTTCGTGTACCCGATGGCAGGGTCGGCAAACGCCCCGGCACCGGCTGCCAGCGCGTGGGGGCATGAAAATCCGATCCCATGGAAGCCAGCAAATCATACTCCTCCGCCCGCGCCAGGCAATGGCGCAGACGATCACCGTCCATGATGCCGGAGCGCACCTCCATGGCCTGCCCGCCGGCCTCGGCGAAATCCGCCAGCAGGGCGCGCAGCTTGGTGGAGGTCAGGCGGTACTTCAGGGGATGCGCCAGCACCGCCACCCCGCCGGCCTGGCGAATCCAGTCAATGGCCTCGCTCATGGGCGGCCACTGAAAGCCCACTGCCGCCGGCTTGCCGCGGCCGAGCCAGCGGCGAAAGGCGGTGGGCATGTCCGGCACATGGCCGGTCTCCACCAGCCAGCGGGCGAAATGGGGCCGGGTCAGGGTGGCGCCACTGGCCAGGCGGCGGGCGCCATCCAGCGCCCCCGGCATGCGGTTCTGCTCCAGGCGATGGGCGATGCGCTCGGCCCGCTGCTCGCGGCGGGCGGCCTGTTCGGCCAGCGCGGCGGTGAGGATCGGGCTCTGCTCGTCCACCCACAGGCCCACCACATGAATTTCCTGGCGCCGCCACTGGCAGGAGAGCTCCAGCCCCGGCACCAGCTCCACGCCATGATCCTCCGCCGCCGCCCGTGCCTCGGGCAGCCCGGCCAGGGTGTCGTGGTCGGTCAGCGCCAGGCGGCGCACACCCGCCTCGGCCGCCAGCGCCACCAGCTCGGCCGGCGCCAGGCGCCCGTCCGAGGCCGTGCTGTGGGTATGAAGGTCGGTATCGCTGTGCATGGTTCATCGTTCCTCGCGAATCGCCAGTGTATCAGCCGCCCCCGCCCGTCGCTGCAGCCACGGCGCCCTAGCCCGTATAATGAGCCATTGATCACGCGCGCGGAGACACCCATGGCGGTGGAAATCTACAAGACATTCTGGCTGGAGGCCGCCCATCGCCTGCCCAATGTGCCGGAAGGGCACAAATGCGCCCGCCTGCACGGCCACTCCTTTCGGGTGGATATCCACGTCAGCGGAGAGCCGGGCGAGCACAGCGGCTGGGTGATGGATTTCGGCGACATCAAGGCCGCCTTCAAGCCCCTGTACCGGCAGTTGGACCATCATTACCTGAACGAAGTCCCCGGCCTGGAAAACCCCACCAGCGAGAACCTCGCCATCTGGATCTGGGAACGGCTCAAGCCGGATCTCCCGGAGTTGAGCGCGGTGACGGTGGCGGAGACGTGTACCTCGGCGTGTATTTACCGCGGACCGAACTAAAGGAAGTGCTGAGTGCTGAGTGCTGAGTGGTGGGTGCCAAACGGATGTGGGAGAGGCTTTAGCCTCGATCATTGCCATCCGAGGGCACCTGTCGAGGCTAAAGCCTCTCCCACAATCGGTGCCGACTCAGCACTCAGCACTCAGCACTCAGAACTCAGCACTCAGCACTCAGAACCAAGGACCCCATGAACAACGACTTCCTCGAACCCCTCACCGCCATTGCCCGTGATGCCGGCAAGGCCATCCTCGCCGTCTACGACACCGACTTCGACGTGGAGCAGAAAGACGACGACAGCCCCGTCACCCGGGCGGACATGGCCGCGCATCGCCTGATCGTGGAGCGCCTGGCGGAGCTCACCCCCGGCCTGCCCATTCTCTCGGAAGAGGCGGCGGACATTGACTGGGAAGAGCGTCGGCGCTGGCAGAGTTACTGGCTGGTGGACCCGCTCGACGGCACCAAGGAGTTCGTCAAGCGCAACGGCGAGTTCACCGTCAACATCGCCCTGATCAATGACGGCGTGGCCCAGGTGGGCGTGGTGCATGTCCCCGTCACGGGCGTGACCTATCTTGGCTGCCTGGGCGTGGGCGCCTATCGCCAGGAGGGCGACGGGGATCCGCAGCCCATCCAGACCACCCGCCCCCCGGCCCAGCCCATGCGCCTGATGAGCAGCCGCTCCCACGGCAGCGACGCGGTGGGCAACATGGCCAGGCGCATCGGTGACTGCGACATCGTCACCGCCGGCAGCTCACTCAAGTTCTGCCGCATCGCCGAAGGCGAAGCCGACATCTACCCCCGCTTCGGCCCCACCAGCGAATGGGACACCGCCGCGGCCCAGGCGGTGCTGGAAGCCGCCGGCGGCTGCGTGATTGATCTGGAGGGCAAACCCTTTCGCTACAACCGGAAGGCGGAGCTGCTGAACGGGCATTTCATTGCCGCCGGGGATCCGGCTGTGAACTGGATCGGCTACCTCGACTGAACCCTTGTGGGAGAGGCTTTAGCCTCGATAGCTGCCTTCGGAGGGCAATGATCGAGGCTAAAGCCTCTCCCACAAAAATGGCACAAAAAAACCGGGGCGACATCGCCCCGGTTTCACAAACATCACATCACTTCAGATCAATCCACACCCAGCATGCCATCCCGCAGATTGTTATCCGCCGGGTTCTCACCCAGGAAGATGCGCAGCACCGCCACGTGGAAATCGGTGTTCTCGATCACACCCTTTTCCTCGCCATTGATGGTGACGATGGTGCCGCGCTCGGGGTCGAAATCGATGTCGATGCGGTCACCCTGGGTGGGCGGTTCGAAGAAGCTCTTGAAGGCCTCGATCTCACCGGAAAAGGCTTCACGCTCCTCGGCCGGGGTGTTGTTCTCGAAACCATCGTCCAGGGCACCGCGCATGCGGCTGATGGACACATCCCGGATGAAGTGCAGGGCAATGCGGTTGGTCTCATTGCGGCTGACGATCTCCGACAGGCTGCTCATGGGCTCGGTCAGATACAGGGCACCCACATAGAAATTGCGGAAGAAGGCACGACGGATGCCGGTGCCGTTCAGGCCCAGCTCCGTACCGCCCACCGTCACGTGGGCCGGAATGCCGATGCCCTCAACCATCACTTCACGATCCGCCTCGGTGGCGGGCACGGCCTCCTGGGCCATCACGGAAGCGGAAAAGGTCAGCGCGGCCAGCAGGCCGAGCAGGGAAAAATTCTTCATGGAATCACCTCTCGAACAAGGGTTTTGGTACGGTTCATAATAAACACAGTCGCCGGGGCTAAAACAGCCCCCTGTTGAGGCACAATGCGCGCGCCCGCCAGGCACCGGGCTCCGAACACTCAAGCCAAGCATTGCACGGGAGGCAACAGCATGGCGGATTCCCAGCAACAGGCAAGTCTGCAGTCGCTCGACATCAACCTCAATCTCAACATCCGCGGCCTGAGCCAGTCGGCCACCCTGGCCATCAACCAGGCCAGCCGCGACCTGGCCGCCCAGGGCCGGCGGGTCTACCGCCTGGGCCTGGGCCAGTCCCCCTTCCCCGTCCCGGAGGTGGTCACCGAGGCCCTGCGCCAGCACGCGCCCGAGAAGGACTACCTGCCCGTGGAGGGCCTCAAGGCCCTGCGCCAGGCGGTGGCGGACTACCACAACCGCCATGACGGCGTGGACCGGGACGCCAGCAGCATCCTCATCGGCCCCGGTTCCAAGGAGCTGATGTTCATCGTCCAGCTCACCTACTACGGCGATCTGGTCATCCCCACGCCCAGCTGGGTCAGCTACGCGCCCCAGGCCCACATCATCGGCCGCCAGATCCGCTGGGTGCCCACCCGGGCCGAGAACGACTGGCGCCTGATGCCCGAGGAGCTCGACCGGGTCTGTCGCAACGACCCCTCGCGCCCGCGCATCATCATCCTTAACTACCCCTCCAACCCCACCGGGGACACCTACACCCTGGACGAGTTGAAGGAACTGGCCGAGGTGGCTCGCAAATACCGCGTGGTGCTGCTCTCCGACGAGATCTACGGCGAACTGCACCACGAGGGCGAGCATGTATCCATCGCCCGCTTCTACCCGGAAGGCACCATTATCAGCGCCGGCCTCTCCAAGTGGTGCGGGGCCGGCGGCTGGCGCCTGGGCACCTTCAGTTTCCCGCGCAGCCTGCGCTGGCTGCAGGACGCCATGGCCGTGGTGGCCAGCGAGACCTTCACCTCCACCAGCGCCCCCATTCAGTACGCCGCCATCAAGGCCTTCGAGGGCGGCCCGGAGATCGAAAAATACCTGGACGACTCACGCTGGGTGCTGCGCCACCTGGGCCGCCACCTGTGGCAGCGCCTGAGCGACATGGGCCTGCAGGTCACCCGCCCCGCCGGGGGTTTCTACCTCTTCCCGGATTTCTCCCCCTTCCGCCAGGCCCTGGCGGCCAAGGGCATCGAAGACAGCGAAACCCTCTGCCAGCGCCTGCTGGACGAAAGCGGCGTGGCCCTGCTGCCGGGGGCGGCCTTCGGGCGGCCCGTGGAAGAGCTCACCACCCGCCTGGCCTACGTGGATTTCGACGGCGACCGCGCCCTGGCCTCCCTGGCCGAAGGCCAGCCCGGCGAGGACCAGGCCGAGGGCTTCCTGCGCGAGCACTGCGAGCGCATGCTGGAATCCATGGATGCCATCGAAAACTGGCTCAAGGCCACGACAGACGCTGTGCGTTGATATAATAGGGGTGTCGGGGCCAGCGTCCGCCGGGCCGGCCCCGACACCGGAATCAACCAACAACGGAGAGGTCACCGATCCCAATTGACTCCGCAACCGCACGCCCTGGACATCAATCTTGAACCCGCCGACAACCGTCGGCTCGCCAATCTCTGCGGACAGTTCGACGAACACCTGCGTCAGGTGGAGCGACGCCTGGGCGTGGAGATCAACAACCGCGGCAACCATTTCCGCGTCATCGGCGACGCCGGCCCGGTGCAAGCCGCCAGCGAACTGCTGAAATCCCTCTACGCCACCACCAGCGAGCAGGAGCTGGATCCGCAGAGCATTCACCTGCGCCTGCAGGATTCGGAGCTCGAGGCCCTGGTGGATGAGCGCGAGGCCCCCGGGGCGGACGTGGCCGTGCACACCAAGCGCGGCGTGATCCGGGGCC
Protein-coding regions in this window:
- a CDS encoding PHP domain-containing protein — translated: MHSDTDLHTHSTASDGRLAPAELVALAAEAGVRRLALTDHDTLAGLPEARAAAEDHGVELVPGLELSCQWRRQEIHVVGLWVDEQSPILTAALAEQAARREQRAERIAHRLEQNRMPGALDGARRLASGATLTRPHFARWLVETGHVPDMPTAFRRWLGRGKPAAVGFQWPPMSEAIDWIRQAGGVAVLAHPLKYRLTSTKLRALLADFAEAGGQAMEVRSGIMDGDRLRHCLARAEEYDLLASMGSDFHAPTRWQPVPGRLPTLPSGTRTVWETRISGGAGSAG
- the queD gene encoding 6-carboxytetrahydropterin synthase QueD encodes the protein MEIYKTFWLEAAHRLPNVPEGHKCARLHGHSFRVDIHVSGEPGEHSGWVMDFGDIKAAFKPLYRQLDHHYLNEVPGLENPTSENLAIWIWERLKPDLPELSAVTVAETCTSACIYRGPN
- the cysQ gene encoding 3'(2'),5'-bisphosphate nucleotidase CysQ, with protein sequence MNNDFLEPLTAIARDAGKAILAVYDTDFDVEQKDDDSPVTRADMAAHRLIVERLAELTPGLPILSEEAADIDWEERRRWQSYWLVDPLDGTKEFVKRNGEFTVNIALINDGVAQVGVVHVPVTGVTYLGCLGVGAYRQEGDGDPQPIQTTRPPAQPMRLMSSRSHGSDAVGNMARRIGDCDIVTAGSSLKFCRIAEGEADIYPRFGPTSEWDTAAAQAVLEAAGGCVIDLEGKPFRYNRKAELLNGHFIAAGDPAVNWIGYLD
- a CDS encoding chalcone isomerase family protein — encoded protein: MKNFSLLGLLAALTFSASVMAQEAVPATEADREVMVEGIGIPAHVTVGGTELGLNGTGIRRAFFRNFYVGALYLTEPMSSLSEIVSRNETNRIALHFIRDVSISRMRGALDDGFENNTPAEEREAFSGEIEAFKSFFEPPTQGDRIDIDFDPERGTIVTINGEEKGVIENTDFHVAVLRIFLGENPADNNLRDGMLGVD
- a CDS encoding pyridoxal phosphate-dependent aminotransferase; this translates as MADSQQQASLQSLDINLNLNIRGLSQSATLAINQASRDLAAQGRRVYRLGLGQSPFPVPEVVTEALRQHAPEKDYLPVEGLKALRQAVADYHNRHDGVDRDASSILIGPGSKELMFIVQLTYYGDLVIPTPSWVSYAPQAHIIGRQIRWVPTRAENDWRLMPEELDRVCRNDPSRPRIIILNYPSNPTGDTYTLDELKELAEVARKYRVVLLSDEIYGELHHEGEHVSIARFYPEGTIISAGLSKWCGAGGWRLGTFSFPRSLRWLQDAMAVVASETFTSTSAPIQYAAIKAFEGGPEIEKYLDDSRWVLRHLGRHLWQRLSDMGLQVTRPAGGFYLFPDFSPFRQALAAKGIEDSETLCQRLLDESGVALLPGAAFGRPVEELTTRLAYVDFDGDRALASLAEGQPGEDQAEGFLREHCERMLESMDAIENWLKATTDAVR